A single Dermacentor albipictus isolate Rhodes 1998 colony chromosome 3, USDA_Dalb.pri_finalv2, whole genome shotgun sequence DNA region contains:
- the LOC139057148 gene encoding UDP-GalNAc:beta-1,3-N-acetylgalactosaminyltransferase 2-like, which produces MPMNPRTVGWVCLALVVQALLYLYFTRRTILLVGVLSARENFDRRAAARETWLSGASRVKSFFIIGRDACRVPPEDRVDPYVCQRWEPNITEINENLEFYATTAKTRDCFPRKRPLYTGFSFEVHHPLSVSRLGVLGDILSGSTGVTVALIDAHTREILRKAVISTETGTEDGGYYYRSIDRVILGKYFEGVVSLSGEIVSETCSTPLTWNNGSNLLTYERLYVDHEDRNSVVWTSAAVSGVGIHFVVSDALPSLLDHMDDAEMRQAVWDELVEEEQRKLDAEARRYRDIALMPITDVYRNLPHKLLHFFDFLLQHSMEFDFLVKADDDSLVDLEGLRNSVPQGKHQKIWWSTFRENWPVIRYGKWGESTYSAPVYPAFACGAAYALSRDIVLWLARNKDYLYSYQGEDVSMGIWLAALSPKRIHEPRNWSCSYSCPDGVNRPYNRAELSPSEMKTVWSTFKKHKKLC; this is translated from the exons ATGCCCATGAATCCGCGCACGGTCGGCTGGGTATGCCTCGCTCTCGTCGTTCAGGCGTTGCTGTACTTGTACTTCACGCGGCGCACCATACTTCTCGTCGGTGTCCTCTCGGCTCGGGAGAACTTCGATCGGCGCGCAGCAGCGCGCGAGACGTGGCTGAGCGGCGCGTCTCGCGTCAAGTCCTTCTTCATCATCGGCCGCGACGCGTGCAGAGTTCCGCCCGAAGACCGCGTCGATCCTTATGTCTGCCAGCGCTGGGAGCCGAACATTACGGAGATCAACGAGAACCTTGAGTTCTACGCCACCACGGCCAAGACGCGCGACTGTTTTCCCCGCAAGCGACCGCTGTACACGGGCTTCAGCTTCGAGGTGCACCACCCGCTGTCGGTGTCACGACTGGGCGTACTCGGGGACATTCTGAGCGGCAGCACCGGCGTCACGGTCGCGCTCATCGACGCGCACACGCGGGAGATACTGCGCAAGGCAGTCATCAGCACCGAGACGGGCACCGAAGACGGCGGCTACTATTACCGCAGCATTGACCGGGTCATCCTCGGCAA gtaCTTTGAAGGGGTAGTCAGCCTCTCCGGCGAAATCGTGAGCGAGACGTGTTCAACACCGTTGACTTGGAACAACGGCTCGAACCTGCTGACGTATGAAAGGCTTTATGTGGACCACGAGGACAGGAACAGCGTGGTCTGGACATCCGCGGCAGTGTCTGGTGTGGGTATCCACTTTGTTGTGTCAGACGCACTGCCCAGCCTCTTGGATCATATGGACGATGCCGAAATGCGCCAAGCCGTGTGGGACGAGCTTGTGGAGGAAGAACAACGCAAGCTTGACGCTGAGGCTCGAAG GTATCGAGACATTGCCCTGATGCCCATCACAGATGTGTACCGTAATCTGCCACACAAGCTGCTGCATTTCTTTGACTTCCTGCTGCAGCACTCAATGGAGTTCGACTTCCTTGTCAAGGCTGATGACGACTCTCTTGTCGACCTGGAAGGTCTACGAAACAGTGTGCCACAGGGGAAGCACCAAAAAATTTGGTGGAGCACATTCAGGGAGAACTGGCCAGTCATTCGCTATGGAAAGTGGGGTGAAAGCACATACAG TGCGCCTGTGTACCCTGCCTTCGCATGTGGAGCTGCGTATGCTCTGTCGAGAGACATAGTCCTCTGGCTCGCCAGGAATAAGGACTACTTGTACAGCTACCAGGGCGAAGACGTGTCCATGGGCATCTGGTTGGCTGCGCTTTCACCAAAGCGCATTCATGAACCCCGGAACTGGTCGTGCAGCTATAGCTGCCCTGATGGCGTCAATCGTCCGTACAACAGGGCTGAGCTTTCACCCAGTGAAATGAAGACAGTGTGGTCAACTTTCAAGAAGCACAAGAAGCTGTGCTGA